The following is a genomic window from Methanophagales archaeon.
CTATTGAATCCCGGATAATTCTCTATCTCCGGAGCTTCGTTCGATAGACCTCCGCTTATTCCTTTCTCAAGTACCAGGGTTTTCAAGCCGCTTCTCACACCATACATCCCTGCAGTCATCCCCGCAGGTCCTGCACCCACTACAACTAAATCTTCTCCTACCATAGTATCCCGTACCGTATTCACCAATATGAGGAAAGTAAATAAATGTCCAACCTTATTTTTATAATAGCATCATTGTATAAGAGTTAGTATTGAAATTGACATAAAGGTAAAGGGCCCGTGGTCTAGGGGAATGACGTCGCCTTGACGAGGCGGAGGTCATGCGTTCGAATCGCATCGGGCCCATATTAATTCTTAATTTGGAATTAGGGTGATTGCAGGCGAAGGTGTTCCGGTCTGATGAATAACTCTTTTATCTTTTTACGCCCTCTGATGCCATCTGATACCTTTATAATAAATGCCCTGCCTCGTTCACCCACGACCTCCCCGGTCATACCATGGAATCTTCGATGTGGCATCCCCTTATGGACGCTGGGGTCTATCCTGATGTG
Proteins encoded in this region:
- a CDS encoding 50S ribosomal protein L21e, which produces MPRSHGERKKTRKKLSKRKRERGLSPINRAIQSFKPGDRVHIRIDPSVHKGMPHRRFHGMTGEVVGERGRAFIIKVSDGIRGRKKIKELFIRPEHLRLQSP